One part of the Carassius gibelio isolate Cgi1373 ecotype wild population from Czech Republic chromosome B6, carGib1.2-hapl.c, whole genome shotgun sequence genome encodes these proteins:
- the LOC127960212 gene encoding disks large-associated protein 4-like isoform X4, giving the protein MKGYTPQRTRYLSDCELPRSPSPRAASTLSHAPFLLPAAMEHYGALDTQHFSPSPDCLMPLSSQLSSSSTFPRIHYSSHFDQGDFGPATDSIGGISTGTLGTSMSMGMGLGVGRTAVITSGSATISGAGKMNRLPPNLLDQFEKQLPGQQDGFSTLQFHRSTAVTTTKQQQQQRTDSPGKIRYFVHSVQKLFAKSQSLENSAMKGNMNGRNSRSSSSNDKHHRSKSKDRAKSEGTAKRRPRSNMSGYWSSDDLDSDISNYRNPMAMMTLGRQAVGSGPGPGGQVASRYLMQGYSTISEHTLKSPKSNSDLKHQGLPALPGPGGGGGVGGGQGPMFDGNFGKGGPWSTLTLGPTRQVCQKGSATLDRTLLKSKSVQQDLGCHFLQVRGRMPSTGDWTGTLGRSGPMGEIPCRRMRSGSYVKAMGDLEDSDDSDGSPKPSPKSAARRQSYLRATQQSLSDQFPSRNRLLDYSMLQGDLEALWSPLHSISTLQQIGRSVSCLPSLREFSGNRSLDNLDCIGGSSPFPIWDDDDFSQGCSTLGRSSCISQVRDMELSHHYGDELEDMHPRSRCSDPPDMPMPTCFRSRSHSYLRAIQAGCSQDDDTASMDSDSPPPTTTTTVRTYSNSTVSTCMTSCKRVAPPPVPPRTTSKPFISVTVQSSTESAQDCYPDRKSEVNSQSGRSNSSESLDSLPKGSRPPVAPPREPQIPAAVVISPNPLRESHHEQVKGEALPVDEPPVDPVPRRKLSSIGIQVDCIQEIQAKVETPPLARFQSIGVQVEDGWTCSRSSSMASRQETDSDTQDLSLTSLTFPSNSKHTEKKVMVNSASQSVDSPQQLSLDNGNHENDVAVTTSGPSRQILTNRSTTQSSSSSFSESLDPALDPSSLPPPDPWLESGNGTGNGGPAHPLTGATGATTCRRDGHWFLKLLQAETGRMEGWCSQMEKETSEHQLSEEVLGKVRIAVGCAQLLMSQKFQQFRGLCEQNLNVNANPRPTAQDLAGFWDLLQLSIEDISLKFDELYHLKSNEWKLEGDSPVKQENQKRTPPVPKKPGKTKAALGREKSNDTVDKQRQEARKRLMAAKRAQSVKQNSATESADSIEIYVPEAQTRL; this is encoded by the exons ATGAAAGGCTACACCCCCCAGCGCACCCGTTACCTGTCCGACTGCGAGCTGCCCCGTTCTCCCAGTCCCCGGGCCGCCTCCACCCTGTCCCACGCCCCGTTTCTCCTCCCAGCAGCCATGGAGCATTACGGAGCCCTGGACACACAGCACTTCTCCCCGTCGCCCGACTGCCTGATGCCCCTCAGCAGCCAGCTGTCCTCCAGCAGCACCTTCCCCAGAATCCACTACAGCTCACACTTCGATCAGGGCGACTTCGGCCCCGCGACCGACAGCATCGGGGGAATCAGCACCGGGACGCTGGGGACGTCTATGTCTATGGGAATGGGTCTCGGAGTGGGACGGACCGCCGTGATCACCAGCGGATCTGCAACTATATCAG GGGCAGGAAAGATGAACCGGTTGCCGCCTAACCTCCTGGACCAGTTCGAGAAACAGCTGCCAGGTCAACAGGACGGGTTCAGCACGTTACAGTTTCATCGCAGCACTGCGGTGACGACCACcaaacagcagcaacaacagcggaCCGACAGTCCGGGAAAAATACGCTACTTTGTTCACTCCGTTCAGAAACTGTTCGCTAAATCCCAGTCGCTGGAAAACTCTGCCATGAAGGGAAACATGAACGGCCGCAACAGCAGATCGTCGAGCAGTAATGACAAACACCATCGAAGCAAAAGCAAAGACCGGGCGAAGAGCGAAGGAACGGCCAAACGGAGGCCTCGATCCAATATGTCTGGATACTGGAGTTCTGACGATTTGGACAGTGATATTAGTAACTATAGGAACCCGATGGCCATGATGACTTTGGGTCGTCAAGCGGTGGGATCCGGACCGGGGCCGGGCGGACAGGTGGCGTCCAGGTACCTCATGCAGGGCTACAGCACCATTAGCGAGCACACGCTCAAATCCCCAAAGAGTAACAGTGACCTGAAGCACCAGGGGCTCCCTGCACTCCCAGGACCTGGAGGCGGTGGGGGGGTCGGAGGAGGCCAAGGGCCGATGTTTGACGGGAACTTTGGTAAAGGGGGACCCTGGTCCACACTTACGTTAGGACCCACCAGACAGGTGTGCCAGAAGGGCTCGGCCACACTGGATCGCACCCTGCTGAAGTCCAAATCTGTCCAGCAGGATCTGGGGTGCCACTTCCTGCAGGTGCGTGGGAGG ATGCCGTCCACCGGCGACTGGACAGGGACTCTGGGCCGAAGTGGGCCCATGGGTGAGATCCCCTGTAGACGGATGCGTAGCGGCAGTTACGTCAAAGCCATGGGCGATCTTGAGGATAGCGACGACTCTGACGGGAGTCCCAAACCCTCGCCAAAAAGCGCCGCACGGAGGCAAAGCTACCTACGCGCAACACAGCAATCACTAAGTGACCAGTTCCCCTCAAGAAA CCGTCTGCTGGACTACTCGATGCTGCAGGGGGATCTGGAGGCTCTCTGGTCCCCGCTCCACAGCATCAGCACCCTGCAGCAGATCGGACGCTCTGTCAG CTGTCTTCCTTCTCTGCGAGAGTTCTCTGGGAATCGGAGTCTGGATAACCTGGACTGCATCGGAGGCAGCTCTCCGTTCCCAATCTGGGATGATGATGACTTCAGTCAGGGCTGCAGCACGCTGGGACGCAGCAGCTGCATCAGTCAG GTGCGAGACATGGAGCTGAGCCATCATTATGGAGACGAGCTGGAAGACATGCATCCTCGCTCCCGCTGCAGCGATCCTCCTGACATGCCCATGCCCACATGCTTCCGCTCACGCAGCCATAGTTACCTTCGTGCCATTCAGGCCGGCTGTTCTCAAGACGACGACACGGCCTCGATGGATTCTGATTCACCGCCGCCCACGACCACAACGACCGTACGCACCTACAGCAACAGCACCG tgTCCACATGCATGACCTCCTGTAAGAGGGTGGCTCCGCCTCCTGTTCCCCCCCGCACCACCTCCAAACCCTTCATCTCCGTCACCGTGCAGAGCAGCACAGAGTCCGCGCAGGACTGCTACCCCGACCGCAAGAGCGAGGTCAACAGCCAATCAGGACGCAGCAACTCCTCCGAAAGCCTCGACAGCCTGCCCAAAGGGTCACGACCCCCTGTAGCGCCGCCCCGTGAGCCCCAGATCCCGGCGGCCGTGGTCATCTCTCCCAACCCGCTCCGAGAGTCCCATCATGAGCAGGTGAAGGGGGAGGCACTCCCTGTGGACGAACCCCCTGTAGACCCCGTCCCGAGACGGAAACTCTCCTCCATTGGGATTCAA GTCGACTGCATTCAGGAAATCCAGGCTAAAGTAGAGACGCCACCGCTGGCCAGATTCCAGTCGATCGGAGTTCAAGTGGAGGACGGCTGGAC ttgcAGCCGCTCCAGTAGTATGGCCTCTAGGCAAGAGACGGACTCAGACACACAAGACCTCTCGCTCACATCCCTTACGTTCCCTTCAAACTCCAAACACACCGAGAAGAAAGTCATGGTCAACAGTGCCAGCCAATCGGTGGACTCGCCTCAGCAGCTCTCCCTTGACAACGGTAACCATGAAAATGATGTGGCGGTGACGACCAGCGGTCCCTCCCGACAGATCCTGACCAATCGCTCGACCACACAGAGCAGCTCCTCGTCCTTCTCCGAGAGTCTGGATCCGGCCCTTGACCCGTCCTCCCTCCCGCCGCCCGACCCCTGGCTGGAGAGCGGGAACGGGACGGGGAACGGAGGCCCCGCCCACCCATTGACGGGGGCCACAGGAGCCACAACATGCCGGCGGGACGGTCACTGGTTCCTGAAGCTCCTGCAGGCTGAGACGGGTCGGATGGAGGGATGGTGCAGTCAGATGGAGAAAGAGACCAGCGAGCACCAGCTCTCAGAAGAGG tTTTGGGGAAGGTCCGTATTGCGGTGGGCTGCGCTCAGCTCCTCATGTCCCAGAAGTTCCAGCAGTTCAGAGGCTTGTGTGAACAAAACCTG AATGTGAATGCAAACCCCAGACCCACGGCTCAAGATCTGGCCGGGTTTTGGGATCTTCTTCAGCTCTCGATAGAAGACATCAGCCTCAAGTTTGACGAGCTTTATCATCTCAAATCAAACGAGTGGAAGCTGGAAGGAGACTCACCGGTGAAGCAG GAGAACCAGAAACGGACTCCTCCGGTGCCCAAGAAGCCTGGGAAGACTAAAGCGGCCCTGGGCCGAGAGAAGAGCAATGACACGGTGGACAAACAGAGACAGGAGGCTCGCAAGCGGCTCATGGCAGCCAAGAGAGCTCAGTCCGTCAAGCAGAACTCGGCCACCGAGAGCGCCGACAGCATCGAGATCTACGTCCCCGAGGCGCAGACACGGCTCTGA
- the LOC127960212 gene encoding disks large-associated protein 4-like isoform X2 has product MKGYTPQRTRYLSDCELPRSPSPRAASTLSHAPFLLPAAMEHYGALDTQHFSPSPDCLMPLSSQLSSSSTFPRIHYSSHFDQGDFGPATDSIGGISTGTLGTSMSMGMGLGVGRTAVITSGSATISGAGKMNRLPPNLLDQFEKQLPGQQDGFSTLQFHRSTAVTTTKQQQQQRTDSPGKIRYFVHSVQKLFAKSQSLENSAMKGNMNGRNSRSSSSNDKHHRSKSKDRAKSEGTAKRRPRSNMSGYWSSDDLDSDISNYRNPMAMMTLGRQAVGSGPGPGGQVASRYLMQGYSTISEHTLKSPKSNSDLKHQGLPALPGPGGGGGVGGGQGPMFDGNFGKGGPWSTLTLGPTRQVCQKGSATLDRTLLKSKSVQQDLGCHFLQMPSTGDWTGTLGRSGPMGEIPCRRMRSGSYVKAMGDLEDSDDSDGSPKPSPKSAARRQSYLRATQQSLSDQFPSRNCLPSLREFSGNRSLDNLDCIGGSSPFPIWDDDDFSQGCSTLGRSSCISQVRDMELSHHYGDELEDMHPRSRCSDPPDMPMPTCFRSRSHSYLRAIQAGCSQDDDTASMDSDSPPPTTTTTVRTYSNSTVSTCMTSCKRVAPPPVPPRTTSKPFISVTVQSSTESAQDCYPDRKSEVNSQSGRSNSSESLDSLPKGSRPPVAPPREPQIPAAVVISPNPLRESHHEQVKGEALPVDEPPVDPVPRRKLSSIGIQVDCIQEIQAKVETPPLARFQSIGVQVEDGWTCSRSSSMASRQETDSDTQDLSLTSLTFPSNSKHTEKKVMVNSASQSVDSPQQLSLDNGNHENDVAVTTSGPSRQILTNRSTTQSSSSSFSESLDPALDPSSLPPPDPWLESGNGTGNGGPAHPLTGATGATTCRRDGHWFLKLLQAETGRMEGWCSQMEKETSEHQLSEEVLGKVRIAVGCAQLLMSQKFQQFRGLCEQNLNVNANPRPTAQDLAGFWDLLQLSIEDISLKFDELYHLKSNEWKLEGDSPVKQENQKRTPPVPKKPGKTKAALGREKSNDTVDKQRQEARKRLMAAKRAQSVKQNSATESADSIEIYVPEAQTRL; this is encoded by the exons ATGAAAGGCTACACCCCCCAGCGCACCCGTTACCTGTCCGACTGCGAGCTGCCCCGTTCTCCCAGTCCCCGGGCCGCCTCCACCCTGTCCCACGCCCCGTTTCTCCTCCCAGCAGCCATGGAGCATTACGGAGCCCTGGACACACAGCACTTCTCCCCGTCGCCCGACTGCCTGATGCCCCTCAGCAGCCAGCTGTCCTCCAGCAGCACCTTCCCCAGAATCCACTACAGCTCACACTTCGATCAGGGCGACTTCGGCCCCGCGACCGACAGCATCGGGGGAATCAGCACCGGGACGCTGGGGACGTCTATGTCTATGGGAATGGGTCTCGGAGTGGGACGGACCGCCGTGATCACCAGCGGATCTGCAACTATATCAG GGGCAGGAAAGATGAACCGGTTGCCGCCTAACCTCCTGGACCAGTTCGAGAAACAGCTGCCAGGTCAACAGGACGGGTTCAGCACGTTACAGTTTCATCGCAGCACTGCGGTGACGACCACcaaacagcagcaacaacagcggaCCGACAGTCCGGGAAAAATACGCTACTTTGTTCACTCCGTTCAGAAACTGTTCGCTAAATCCCAGTCGCTGGAAAACTCTGCCATGAAGGGAAACATGAACGGCCGCAACAGCAGATCGTCGAGCAGTAATGACAAACACCATCGAAGCAAAAGCAAAGACCGGGCGAAGAGCGAAGGAACGGCCAAACGGAGGCCTCGATCCAATATGTCTGGATACTGGAGTTCTGACGATTTGGACAGTGATATTAGTAACTATAGGAACCCGATGGCCATGATGACTTTGGGTCGTCAAGCGGTGGGATCCGGACCGGGGCCGGGCGGACAGGTGGCGTCCAGGTACCTCATGCAGGGCTACAGCACCATTAGCGAGCACACGCTCAAATCCCCAAAGAGTAACAGTGACCTGAAGCACCAGGGGCTCCCTGCACTCCCAGGACCTGGAGGCGGTGGGGGGGTCGGAGGAGGCCAAGGGCCGATGTTTGACGGGAACTTTGGTAAAGGGGGACCCTGGTCCACACTTACGTTAGGACCCACCAGACAGGTGTGCCAGAAGGGCTCGGCCACACTGGATCGCACCCTGCTGAAGTCCAAATCTGTCCAGCAGGATCTGGGGTGCCACTTCCTGCAG ATGCCGTCCACCGGCGACTGGACAGGGACTCTGGGCCGAAGTGGGCCCATGGGTGAGATCCCCTGTAGACGGATGCGTAGCGGCAGTTACGTCAAAGCCATGGGCGATCTTGAGGATAGCGACGACTCTGACGGGAGTCCCAAACCCTCGCCAAAAAGCGCCGCACGGAGGCAAAGCTACCTACGCGCAACACAGCAATCACTAAGTGACCAGTTCCCCTCAAGAAA CTGTCTTCCTTCTCTGCGAGAGTTCTCTGGGAATCGGAGTCTGGATAACCTGGACTGCATCGGAGGCAGCTCTCCGTTCCCAATCTGGGATGATGATGACTTCAGTCAGGGCTGCAGCACGCTGGGACGCAGCAGCTGCATCAGTCAG GTGCGAGACATGGAGCTGAGCCATCATTATGGAGACGAGCTGGAAGACATGCATCCTCGCTCCCGCTGCAGCGATCCTCCTGACATGCCCATGCCCACATGCTTCCGCTCACGCAGCCATAGTTACCTTCGTGCCATTCAGGCCGGCTGTTCTCAAGACGACGACACGGCCTCGATGGATTCTGATTCACCGCCGCCCACGACCACAACGACCGTACGCACCTACAGCAACAGCACCG tgTCCACATGCATGACCTCCTGTAAGAGGGTGGCTCCGCCTCCTGTTCCCCCCCGCACCACCTCCAAACCCTTCATCTCCGTCACCGTGCAGAGCAGCACAGAGTCCGCGCAGGACTGCTACCCCGACCGCAAGAGCGAGGTCAACAGCCAATCAGGACGCAGCAACTCCTCCGAAAGCCTCGACAGCCTGCCCAAAGGGTCACGACCCCCTGTAGCGCCGCCCCGTGAGCCCCAGATCCCGGCGGCCGTGGTCATCTCTCCCAACCCGCTCCGAGAGTCCCATCATGAGCAGGTGAAGGGGGAGGCACTCCCTGTGGACGAACCCCCTGTAGACCCCGTCCCGAGACGGAAACTCTCCTCCATTGGGATTCAA GTCGACTGCATTCAGGAAATCCAGGCTAAAGTAGAGACGCCACCGCTGGCCAGATTCCAGTCGATCGGAGTTCAAGTGGAGGACGGCTGGAC ttgcAGCCGCTCCAGTAGTATGGCCTCTAGGCAAGAGACGGACTCAGACACACAAGACCTCTCGCTCACATCCCTTACGTTCCCTTCAAACTCCAAACACACCGAGAAGAAAGTCATGGTCAACAGTGCCAGCCAATCGGTGGACTCGCCTCAGCAGCTCTCCCTTGACAACGGTAACCATGAAAATGATGTGGCGGTGACGACCAGCGGTCCCTCCCGACAGATCCTGACCAATCGCTCGACCACACAGAGCAGCTCCTCGTCCTTCTCCGAGAGTCTGGATCCGGCCCTTGACCCGTCCTCCCTCCCGCCGCCCGACCCCTGGCTGGAGAGCGGGAACGGGACGGGGAACGGAGGCCCCGCCCACCCATTGACGGGGGCCACAGGAGCCACAACATGCCGGCGGGACGGTCACTGGTTCCTGAAGCTCCTGCAGGCTGAGACGGGTCGGATGGAGGGATGGTGCAGTCAGATGGAGAAAGAGACCAGCGAGCACCAGCTCTCAGAAGAGG tTTTGGGGAAGGTCCGTATTGCGGTGGGCTGCGCTCAGCTCCTCATGTCCCAGAAGTTCCAGCAGTTCAGAGGCTTGTGTGAACAAAACCTG AATGTGAATGCAAACCCCAGACCCACGGCTCAAGATCTGGCCGGGTTTTGGGATCTTCTTCAGCTCTCGATAGAAGACATCAGCCTCAAGTTTGACGAGCTTTATCATCTCAAATCAAACGAGTGGAAGCTGGAAGGAGACTCACCGGTGAAGCAG GAGAACCAGAAACGGACTCCTCCGGTGCCCAAGAAGCCTGGGAAGACTAAAGCGGCCCTGGGCCGAGAGAAGAGCAATGACACGGTGGACAAACAGAGACAGGAGGCTCGCAAGCGGCTCATGGCAGCCAAGAGAGCTCAGTCCGTCAAGCAGAACTCGGCCACCGAGAGCGCCGACAGCATCGAGATCTACGTCCCCGAGGCGCAGACACGGCTCTGA
- the LOC127960212 gene encoding disks large-associated protein 4-like isoform X1 → MKGYTPQRTRYLSDCELPRSPSPRAASTLSHAPFLLPAAMEHYGALDTQHFSPSPDCLMPLSSQLSSSSTFPRIHYSSHFDQGDFGPATDSIGGISTGTLGTSMSMGMGLGVGRTAVITSGSATISGAGKMNRLPPNLLDQFEKQLPGQQDGFSTLQFHRSTAVTTTKQQQQQRTDSPGKIRYFVHSVQKLFAKSQSLENSAMKGNMNGRNSRSSSSNDKHHRSKSKDRAKSEGTAKRRPRSNMSGYWSSDDLDSDISNYRNPMAMMTLGRQAVGSGPGPGGQVASRYLMQGYSTISEHTLKSPKSNSDLKHQGLPALPGPGGGGGVGGGQGPMFDGNFGKGGPWSTLTLGPTRQVCQKGSATLDRTLLKSKSVQQDLGCHFLQVRGRMPSTGDWTGTLGRSGPMGEIPCRRMRSGSYVKAMGDLEDSDDSDGSPKPSPKSAARRQSYLRATQQSLSDQFPSRNCLPSLREFSGNRSLDNLDCIGGSSPFPIWDDDDFSQGCSTLGRSSCISQVRDMELSHHYGDELEDMHPRSRCSDPPDMPMPTCFRSRSHSYLRAIQAGCSQDDDTASMDSDSPPPTTTTTVRTYSNSTVSTCMTSCKRVAPPPVPPRTTSKPFISVTVQSSTESAQDCYPDRKSEVNSQSGRSNSSESLDSLPKGSRPPVAPPREPQIPAAVVISPNPLRESHHEQVKGEALPVDEPPVDPVPRRKLSSIGIQVDCIQEIQAKVETPPLARFQSIGVQVEDGWTCSRSSSMASRQETDSDTQDLSLTSLTFPSNSKHTEKKVMVNSASQSVDSPQQLSLDNGNHENDVAVTTSGPSRQILTNRSTTQSSSSSFSESLDPALDPSSLPPPDPWLESGNGTGNGGPAHPLTGATGATTCRRDGHWFLKLLQAETGRMEGWCSQMEKETSEHQLSEEVLGKVRIAVGCAQLLMSQKFQQFRGLCEQNLNVNANPRPTAQDLAGFWDLLQLSIEDISLKFDELYHLKSNEWKLEGDSPVKQENQKRTPPVPKKPGKTKAALGREKSNDTVDKQRQEARKRLMAAKRAQSVKQNSATESADSIEIYVPEAQTRL, encoded by the exons ATGAAAGGCTACACCCCCCAGCGCACCCGTTACCTGTCCGACTGCGAGCTGCCCCGTTCTCCCAGTCCCCGGGCCGCCTCCACCCTGTCCCACGCCCCGTTTCTCCTCCCAGCAGCCATGGAGCATTACGGAGCCCTGGACACACAGCACTTCTCCCCGTCGCCCGACTGCCTGATGCCCCTCAGCAGCCAGCTGTCCTCCAGCAGCACCTTCCCCAGAATCCACTACAGCTCACACTTCGATCAGGGCGACTTCGGCCCCGCGACCGACAGCATCGGGGGAATCAGCACCGGGACGCTGGGGACGTCTATGTCTATGGGAATGGGTCTCGGAGTGGGACGGACCGCCGTGATCACCAGCGGATCTGCAACTATATCAG GGGCAGGAAAGATGAACCGGTTGCCGCCTAACCTCCTGGACCAGTTCGAGAAACAGCTGCCAGGTCAACAGGACGGGTTCAGCACGTTACAGTTTCATCGCAGCACTGCGGTGACGACCACcaaacagcagcaacaacagcggaCCGACAGTCCGGGAAAAATACGCTACTTTGTTCACTCCGTTCAGAAACTGTTCGCTAAATCCCAGTCGCTGGAAAACTCTGCCATGAAGGGAAACATGAACGGCCGCAACAGCAGATCGTCGAGCAGTAATGACAAACACCATCGAAGCAAAAGCAAAGACCGGGCGAAGAGCGAAGGAACGGCCAAACGGAGGCCTCGATCCAATATGTCTGGATACTGGAGTTCTGACGATTTGGACAGTGATATTAGTAACTATAGGAACCCGATGGCCATGATGACTTTGGGTCGTCAAGCGGTGGGATCCGGACCGGGGCCGGGCGGACAGGTGGCGTCCAGGTACCTCATGCAGGGCTACAGCACCATTAGCGAGCACACGCTCAAATCCCCAAAGAGTAACAGTGACCTGAAGCACCAGGGGCTCCCTGCACTCCCAGGACCTGGAGGCGGTGGGGGGGTCGGAGGAGGCCAAGGGCCGATGTTTGACGGGAACTTTGGTAAAGGGGGACCCTGGTCCACACTTACGTTAGGACCCACCAGACAGGTGTGCCAGAAGGGCTCGGCCACACTGGATCGCACCCTGCTGAAGTCCAAATCTGTCCAGCAGGATCTGGGGTGCCACTTCCTGCAGGTGCGTGGGAGG ATGCCGTCCACCGGCGACTGGACAGGGACTCTGGGCCGAAGTGGGCCCATGGGTGAGATCCCCTGTAGACGGATGCGTAGCGGCAGTTACGTCAAAGCCATGGGCGATCTTGAGGATAGCGACGACTCTGACGGGAGTCCCAAACCCTCGCCAAAAAGCGCCGCACGGAGGCAAAGCTACCTACGCGCAACACAGCAATCACTAAGTGACCAGTTCCCCTCAAGAAA CTGTCTTCCTTCTCTGCGAGAGTTCTCTGGGAATCGGAGTCTGGATAACCTGGACTGCATCGGAGGCAGCTCTCCGTTCCCAATCTGGGATGATGATGACTTCAGTCAGGGCTGCAGCACGCTGGGACGCAGCAGCTGCATCAGTCAG GTGCGAGACATGGAGCTGAGCCATCATTATGGAGACGAGCTGGAAGACATGCATCCTCGCTCCCGCTGCAGCGATCCTCCTGACATGCCCATGCCCACATGCTTCCGCTCACGCAGCCATAGTTACCTTCGTGCCATTCAGGCCGGCTGTTCTCAAGACGACGACACGGCCTCGATGGATTCTGATTCACCGCCGCCCACGACCACAACGACCGTACGCACCTACAGCAACAGCACCG tgTCCACATGCATGACCTCCTGTAAGAGGGTGGCTCCGCCTCCTGTTCCCCCCCGCACCACCTCCAAACCCTTCATCTCCGTCACCGTGCAGAGCAGCACAGAGTCCGCGCAGGACTGCTACCCCGACCGCAAGAGCGAGGTCAACAGCCAATCAGGACGCAGCAACTCCTCCGAAAGCCTCGACAGCCTGCCCAAAGGGTCACGACCCCCTGTAGCGCCGCCCCGTGAGCCCCAGATCCCGGCGGCCGTGGTCATCTCTCCCAACCCGCTCCGAGAGTCCCATCATGAGCAGGTGAAGGGGGAGGCACTCCCTGTGGACGAACCCCCTGTAGACCCCGTCCCGAGACGGAAACTCTCCTCCATTGGGATTCAA GTCGACTGCATTCAGGAAATCCAGGCTAAAGTAGAGACGCCACCGCTGGCCAGATTCCAGTCGATCGGAGTTCAAGTGGAGGACGGCTGGAC ttgcAGCCGCTCCAGTAGTATGGCCTCTAGGCAAGAGACGGACTCAGACACACAAGACCTCTCGCTCACATCCCTTACGTTCCCTTCAAACTCCAAACACACCGAGAAGAAAGTCATGGTCAACAGTGCCAGCCAATCGGTGGACTCGCCTCAGCAGCTCTCCCTTGACAACGGTAACCATGAAAATGATGTGGCGGTGACGACCAGCGGTCCCTCCCGACAGATCCTGACCAATCGCTCGACCACACAGAGCAGCTCCTCGTCCTTCTCCGAGAGTCTGGATCCGGCCCTTGACCCGTCCTCCCTCCCGCCGCCCGACCCCTGGCTGGAGAGCGGGAACGGGACGGGGAACGGAGGCCCCGCCCACCCATTGACGGGGGCCACAGGAGCCACAACATGCCGGCGGGACGGTCACTGGTTCCTGAAGCTCCTGCAGGCTGAGACGGGTCGGATGGAGGGATGGTGCAGTCAGATGGAGAAAGAGACCAGCGAGCACCAGCTCTCAGAAGAGG tTTTGGGGAAGGTCCGTATTGCGGTGGGCTGCGCTCAGCTCCTCATGTCCCAGAAGTTCCAGCAGTTCAGAGGCTTGTGTGAACAAAACCTG AATGTGAATGCAAACCCCAGACCCACGGCTCAAGATCTGGCCGGGTTTTGGGATCTTCTTCAGCTCTCGATAGAAGACATCAGCCTCAAGTTTGACGAGCTTTATCATCTCAAATCAAACGAGTGGAAGCTGGAAGGAGACTCACCGGTGAAGCAG GAGAACCAGAAACGGACTCCTCCGGTGCCCAAGAAGCCTGGGAAGACTAAAGCGGCCCTGGGCCGAGAGAAGAGCAATGACACGGTGGACAAACAGAGACAGGAGGCTCGCAAGCGGCTCATGGCAGCCAAGAGAGCTCAGTCCGTCAAGCAGAACTCGGCCACCGAGAGCGCCGACAGCATCGAGATCTACGTCCCCGAGGCGCAGACACGGCTCTGA